A part of Chlamydia ibidis 10-1398/6 genomic DNA contains:
- a CDS encoding sodium:solute symporter family protein, which yields MNISLFLFFLFGIQIICLYFGRSSTSSIKDYEEYFLAGRSLKTFALTMTFIATQIGGGVLLGAAEEAYHYGYRVLLYPIGVALGLIFLGIGPGRKLASGKYATVVAIFEEVYGSRILRRIAFLLSVSSLLFILVAQVVALGKLLGIFPYGKYLVITLWIMLACYTSSGGFVAVVKTDSVQAIFLLLSVIFCGVFVWCFSPKIACQSFYAFHSLSANKLSGWILMPMLFMLVEQDMVQRCVAASSKKCLTKACIFAGICILLFNLVPLGLGIVGAKLGSNQGCVLIDTVRCVCGPALASLMAAAIGVAILSTADSLLSAVAQLVSEEIPKISGDHYPRLILVIAVFAPIFALLFTNIVDLLILSYGLSVCCLSVPVIVVLMSNYRPRTISAWAAILFGGGAYLSGIVFSIGILNSSIAWLISLLAFLFVEISTVMFAKLRNSQRILP from the coding sequence ATGAATATCTCATTATTTTTATTTTTTTTATTTGGAATACAGATAATTTGTTTGTATTTCGGTCGTAGCTCTACCTCGTCTATCAAAGATTATGAAGAGTATTTTCTAGCTGGGAGAAGTTTAAAGACCTTTGCTTTAACAATGACATTTATTGCGACCCAAATCGGAGGAGGCGTTCTTTTAGGAGCTGCTGAAGAGGCATACCACTACGGTTATAGAGTCTTACTTTATCCTATAGGAGTTGCTCTGGGTTTAATATTTTTGGGAATTGGTCCGGGAAGAAAATTGGCCTCAGGGAAATATGCAACTGTTGTTGCTATTTTCGAAGAGGTTTACGGTTCTAGGATACTTAGAAGGATAGCCTTTCTTTTATCTGTCTCATCTTTGCTATTTATTCTCGTAGCGCAAGTTGTTGCTTTAGGAAAATTGTTGGGCATATTTCCTTATGGAAAATATTTGGTAATTACTCTTTGGATAATGTTAGCTTGTTATACCTCCTCTGGAGGATTTGTTGCTGTTGTGAAAACAGATAGTGTTCAGGCTATATTTCTACTTTTGTCGGTTATTTTTTGCGGGGTTTTTGTTTGGTGTTTTTCACCAAAAATTGCTTGTCAGAGTTTCTATGCTTTTCATTCTTTATCGGCAAATAAACTATCTGGATGGATACTCATGCCCATGCTTTTTATGCTGGTAGAGCAAGATATGGTGCAGCGTTGTGTTGCAGCGTCTTCAAAGAAATGCTTAACGAAAGCGTGCATTTTTGCAGGGATTTGTATTTTATTGTTCAATTTGGTCCCCTTAGGTCTTGGTATAGTAGGAGCGAAATTAGGATCTAATCAAGGTTGTGTACTCATTGATACTGTGCGATGTGTATGCGGGCCAGCGTTAGCTTCTTTAATGGCAGCAGCTATTGGAGTTGCTATTTTGTCTACAGCAGATTCTTTATTGAGTGCAGTGGCTCAATTAGTTAGTGAGGAAATCCCTAAGATTTCTGGAGATCACTATCCTCGTCTTATTTTAGTGATCGCAGTTTTTGCTCCAATATTTGCTTTGTTATTTACGAATATCGTGGATCTTTTGATTTTGAGTTATGGATTGTCTGTATGTTGTTTGTCTGTGCCTGTCATTGTCGTTTTGATGAGTAATTATCGTCCTAGAACCATATCGGCGTGGGCAGCAATTTTGTTCGGAGGAGGAGCCTATCTGTCAGGAATAGTGTTTTCTATAGGAATCCTGAATAGCAGTATAGCTTGGCTAATATCTCTATTAGCATTTTTGTTTGTAGAAATTAGTACGGTTATGTTTGCCAAATTACGCAATAGTCAGCGTATTCTACCCTAG
- a CDS encoding MBL fold metallo-hydrolase translates to MQDTVGKLKFLGTGDPEGIPVAFCSCSVCLSDRNSRLRASVLISWQGNNYVVDAGPDFREQMLRYRINNIAGVFLTHPHYDHIGGLDDLRAWYVVHQQPVSIVLSASTYTYLSRYREHLVRAPGKDDALPSALNFTILNEDYGSSEFYGLPYSYVSYYQKSCHVTGYRFGNLAYITDLSRYDREIFSHLSGVDTLIMSASPSEIPKAFLGRTRSHLTIRDAENFADYLGVNKLIFTHISHHLQKELDSATGKLCAYDGMELSWMSV, encoded by the coding sequence ATGCAGGATACTGTAGGAAAACTGAAGTTTTTAGGAACAGGAGATCCTGAAGGTATCCCTGTTGCTTTCTGTTCGTGTTCTGTTTGTCTTTCTGATAGGAATAGCAGGTTACGTGCTTCTGTGTTAATTTCTTGGCAAGGTAATAATTATGTCGTTGATGCCGGCCCTGATTTTCGTGAGCAGATGTTGAGGTATCGTATAAACAACATTGCTGGAGTATTCCTTACCCACCCTCATTACGATCATATTGGAGGGCTTGATGATCTTAGAGCCTGGTATGTTGTGCACCAACAACCAGTTTCTATAGTTTTATCTGCGTCTACGTACACTTATTTGAGTAGGTATCGTGAGCACCTTGTACGTGCTCCTGGGAAGGACGATGCCTTGCCTTCTGCTTTGAACTTCACTATCTTAAATGAGGATTATGGCAGTTCAGAGTTCTATGGGTTACCCTATAGTTATGTTTCCTATTACCAAAAATCATGTCATGTGACGGGTTATCGTTTCGGTAATCTTGCGTATATTACTGATTTAAGCCGATATGATAGGGAGATTTTTTCTCATCTTTCTGGAGTTGATACCTTGATTATGTCAGCATCTCCTTCGGAAATCCCTAAAGCTTTTCTTGGAAGAACGCGTTCTCATCTTACCATACGGGATGCGGAGAATTTTGCTGATTATTTGGGCGTAAATAAGTTGATTTTTACGCATATTAGTCATCATTTGCAAAAAGAGTTGGATAGTGCTACGGGAAAACTTTGTGCTTATGATGGTATGGAATTATCTTGGATGAGCGTATGA
- a CDS encoding OTU domain-containing protein: MALPLSPSCPPPGDNNFYHLQTNPNDPLCVRILRVVAYVLLHIVTLGILLIIHRCQHHLTKTTLPILPVPEKRSEPQIYDVPIIGETIYPPSHNQKEEIKETIETEITQSEEPVVRPKEPKKSEPVIQHLQPQEVVRHPLSDNLPSVEEIASSAHSLPRDRKRGSLEAMLVQEENGLLPLSAQRVIRSLETLNPSFVASYPTRVSSVFSNKITLLEKKISENSEDSEVAKLQLDQLTYLDAKYCYVNVPGDGNCFFRSFVIGWLSALFNSKDPLSFDKEAEKVLALEFSNSNQENKLLAETTATILKDCAKYPSFKELYDRKILSLMDNFSLVTFLKELSFFQTDANRLSQLGSAENIHALITSQMSDSPEIAAKIISSLIANQPSSPMLSGLLSPRECPLTSSKKQAMLLLELLPTLLKNSEEVEKLSGSAKERKETEQEILHALLSYTQQVITEENMVQHRSSSVLSSMSPILLSAFYRFSTNLRSLLTTPIPEQCELFLFLMSTPSAARSPECEDFFNSGLKLLSDTISSKESLKETLELNDNQGARLKSLLSTAWKQKQHLETLESILLLCDGISQGSDIPQLNYVFSELAKIASTSPRTVNYQNLSTWLRQFEEAISNNSSWSAAYMKTYSLPFMKSLRIGETTEEDKIWNDSICVFFVILQYPSLLKDRSTSRLANKFNNIFQTHLDLTLRSRKYRKLTEKLAFSTLSTLLSRDILTGSSQFIVEETQSFVSSLIQNLSQLTWYKDSAKLLLNLLASIETEDSSELLERTRAAMPENWRLFLSRLECPIHDDSVPRHDERTLGKLIPPYVLLYSFLVNNSDSLTSLPLDLSSALAQFLSRAEELTNRAITHRFQEISDVLLSNITKITMMNNLRNRFFFSMFKKTSPHLALRTTFMHQMEHVDLRQLMRMFNAVNEQAEDEQIPALSNVLQPLAMCQYLADSSLRQTLDQLSRSAQMHGFIGGDYCPENQAEIFVLRGNNHYGALLPKNNPHP, encoded by the coding sequence ATGGCACTACCCTTATCCCCATCCTGCCCTCCTCCTGGAGACAATAATTTTTATCACCTACAAACAAATCCTAACGATCCGTTATGCGTCAGAATTCTTAGGGTTGTGGCCTACGTACTTTTACACATTGTAACTCTGGGGATTCTTCTAATAATTCATAGATGCCAACACCATCTGACAAAAACAACTCTTCCTATTCTTCCTGTTCCTGAAAAAAGAAGCGAACCCCAAATATACGACGTCCCTATAATTGGAGAAACAATTTACCCGCCCTCTCATAACCAAAAAGAGGAAATCAAGGAAACAATAGAAACAGAAATCACTCAATCTGAAGAACCTGTAGTACGTCCGAAAGAACCAAAGAAAAGTGAACCTGTTATACAGCATTTACAACCACAAGAAGTAGTCCGCCATCCTTTAAGCGATAACCTACCTAGCGTAGAAGAGATTGCATCTTCCGCACACTCCCTACCTAGAGACAGAAAACGAGGATCCTTGGAAGCCATGCTAGTACAGGAGGAAAACGGATTACTCCCCTTGTCTGCACAACGTGTGATACGAAGCTTAGAAACACTAAACCCGTCATTTGTTGCTTCATATCCTACACGAGTGTCTTCAGTGTTTAGCAATAAGATTACCTTATTGGAGAAAAAAATCTCAGAAAACTCTGAAGATTCTGAAGTTGCCAAACTGCAATTAGACCAATTAACATATCTGGACGCTAAATACTGTTACGTCAATGTTCCTGGTGATGGGAACTGCTTTTTCCGCTCATTTGTCATCGGATGGTTGTCAGCTCTGTTTAACTCTAAAGATCCTTTATCTTTCGACAAAGAAGCAGAGAAAGTATTAGCCCTAGAGTTTTCAAATTCTAATCAGGAAAACAAATTACTTGCAGAGACGACAGCAACCATACTTAAAGATTGTGCTAAATATCCTTCTTTTAAAGAACTTTATGATCGAAAAATTCTATCCCTCATGGATAATTTTTCCCTAGTAACTTTCCTTAAAGAACTATCATTTTTTCAAACAGATGCCAATCGCCTATCTCAATTAGGAAGTGCTGAAAACATCCATGCTCTTATTACATCTCAGATGTCAGATAGCCCCGAGATTGCAGCAAAAATTATCAGCTCTTTAATAGCAAATCAGCCTTCCTCTCCGATGCTTTCTGGTCTCCTTTCCCCAAGAGAATGTCCTCTAACTTCGTCTAAAAAACAGGCTATGCTTTTACTAGAACTACTTCCAACTCTTCTCAAGAACAGCGAGGAAGTTGAAAAGCTGAGCGGATCCGCCAAAGAACGCAAAGAGACAGAGCAAGAAATTTTACACGCCCTATTGAGCTATACTCAACAAGTTATAACAGAAGAAAATATGGTCCAGCATAGATCATCCTCTGTCTTAAGCAGTATGTCTCCTATTCTTCTTTCTGCATTTTACAGATTTTCTACAAATCTGCGATCACTTCTTACCACCCCTATACCTGAGCAATGTGAACTATTCTTATTTTTAATGTCTACTCCCTCTGCTGCGCGTTCCCCTGAATGTGAAGATTTCTTTAATTCGGGGTTAAAACTTCTCTCAGACACTATAAGCAGTAAGGAAAGCTTAAAAGAAACTTTAGAGCTCAACGACAATCAAGGCGCGCGTCTAAAATCTTTACTATCAACAGCATGGAAACAAAAACAGCACTTGGAAACTTTAGAATCCATTCTGTTATTATGTGACGGTATTTCCCAAGGTTCTGATATTCCTCAGTTAAATTATGTATTTTCTGAGCTAGCTAAGATTGCTAGCACCTCTCCTAGAACTGTAAATTACCAAAATTTATCCACTTGGCTAAGACAATTTGAGGAAGCTATCTCTAACAATAGCTCTTGGTCTGCTGCTTATATGAAGACCTATTCCCTTCCTTTCATGAAATCATTACGTATAGGTGAAACTACGGAAGAGGACAAGATATGGAACGACTCTATTTGCGTGTTCTTTGTAATCCTACAGTATCCTAGCCTACTTAAAGACCGTAGCACCTCAAGATTAGCTAACAAATTCAATAATATATTCCAAACACACCTAGACCTAACTTTAAGATCTAGGAAATATCGCAAGCTTACTGAAAAATTAGCCTTCTCTACTCTATCTACTCTGCTTTCTAGAGATATTCTTACTGGCTCTTCACAATTTATTGTAGAAGAAACCCAGAGTTTTGTGAGCTCCTTAATACAAAATTTGAGCCAGCTGACTTGGTATAAAGATTCAGCTAAACTTTTATTGAATCTCTTAGCAAGCATAGAGACAGAAGATTCTTCAGAACTATTAGAACGCACACGCGCCGCAATGCCTGAAAATTGGAGGCTCTTCCTGAGTCGCTTAGAATGCCCCATTCACGATGACTCTGTACCCAGACATGATGAGAGAACGCTTGGAAAGCTTATTCCGCCTTATGTGTTATTATATAGTTTTCTAGTAAATAATTCGGATAGTTTGACATCTCTACCCCTAGATTTATCCTCTGCATTAGCACAGTTCTTATCTCGTGCTGAAGAATTGACGAATAGAGCTATCACTCACCGCTTTCAAGAAATCTCTGATGTTCTCTTAAGTAATATTACCAAAATTACAATGATGAACAACCTCAGGAACCGCTTCTTCTTTTCAATGTTTAAAAAAACATCTCCACATCTTGCTTTGAGAACAACATTCATGCACCAAATGGAACATGTGGACCTGCGCCAACTTATGAGAATGTTCAATGCTGTAAATGAACAAGCAGAGGACGAACAAATACCTGCTCTTAGCAATGTTCTGCAGCCCCTAGCTATGTGCCAATACTTAGCCGATAGTTCTCTAAGACAAACATTAGACCAACTAAGTCGTTCTGCCCAAATGCATGGCTTTATCGGAGGAGACTACTGTCCTGAAAACCAAGCAGAGATTTTTGTACTACGAGGAAATAATCACTACGGGGCTCTACTTCCTAAAAATAATCCCCATCCTTAA
- a CDS encoding HEAT repeat domain-containing protein, translating into MHQYLLIHDISNAVKEADRVLNSAEYSCDEARLALRALIQSKEYALWKESYTKASKRYPQLRYNRDILEDFALQVLADSISHPSITVRAVNVLAMGLAGDFRVSPLLVKMLSDDSALVRTLALQVVLRYGSEDLKEEVVRIACQDDFIHVRVVAYQIAALLGIEKLLPYLKERAHNSLVDGAERREAWKASCMLDRELMDQSNIYNDIDQALITCQMLHHEVNKRNEHIFLKLLSIESPEVQEAALLTALACGRDISCKSSDIAMKVRSLSQTSPFPKVRLQAAALLYLQGDSLGEKILEDGLRSPITSVMEAASAAVCSLGIQGVHIAEKYVSSVVSKKASANLAILLLVSRRSIEMAGDIIAKFILNPEMCWAIEHFLWEEQWDPKYEVLPLYSSMVKREISRKLIRLLAIAKYSKVKQVTADFLSGQQSRAWSFFSGVFWEEGEEEDVVVSISDQESFAVNLETALANLCKKRDQDSLEKAIALYPNSQWHDKLAILEAVAFSENIESIDFLLNCCQYETPSLRSAAAGAIFAIFK; encoded by the coding sequence TTGCACCAATATCTTTTGATTCACGATATTTCTAACGCTGTTAAAGAAGCTGATAGAGTATTGAATAGCGCCGAGTATAGTTGCGATGAAGCTCGTTTGGCGTTGCGTGCTCTAATCCAATCTAAGGAGTATGCTTTATGGAAGGAATCTTATACTAAAGCTTCAAAGCGTTATCCCCAATTACGCTATAATCGTGATATACTTGAGGATTTCGCACTTCAAGTGTTAGCAGACAGTATATCGCACCCTTCAATAACTGTTCGTGCTGTTAATGTTCTTGCGATGGGATTGGCAGGAGATTTTCGTGTGTCTCCGTTATTAGTGAAAATGTTGTCTGATGACAGTGCTTTGGTGAGGACCCTGGCTCTACAAGTAGTATTACGTTATGGATCAGAAGATCTAAAAGAAGAAGTAGTTCGTATTGCTTGTCAAGATGACTTTATTCACGTTCGTGTTGTGGCTTATCAGATAGCTGCTTTGTTAGGTATAGAAAAACTTTTACCCTATCTTAAGGAGCGTGCTCATAACTCTCTGGTGGACGGAGCTGAGAGAAGAGAGGCATGGAAGGCATCTTGCATGCTGGATCGAGAGTTAATGGATCAGAGCAATATTTATAATGACATTGATCAGGCATTAATTACATGCCAGATGCTTCACCATGAGGTGAATAAACGTAATGAACATATATTTTTGAAATTATTATCCATAGAATCTCCAGAGGTTCAAGAGGCAGCCTTGCTCACTGCTCTTGCTTGTGGTAGGGATATCAGTTGTAAATCTTCTGATATTGCTATGAAGGTCCGTAGCTTGTCTCAGACTTCTCCTTTTCCAAAAGTCCGTTTGCAAGCTGCTGCTTTACTATATTTACAAGGGGACTCCTTAGGAGAGAAAATTTTAGAAGATGGTCTACGTTCGCCTATTACGTCTGTCATGGAAGCAGCTTCAGCAGCTGTTTGTTCTCTTGGAATACAAGGGGTTCACATTGCGGAGAAATATGTGTCATCTGTGGTATCTAAGAAAGCTTCTGCGAACTTGGCTATTTTGTTACTTGTTAGTCGTAGAAGCATTGAAATGGCGGGGGATATAATTGCAAAATTTATTTTAAATCCTGAAATGTGTTGGGCAATTGAACATTTTCTTTGGGAAGAACAGTGGGATCCAAAGTATGAAGTTTTGCCTTTGTACTCTTCCATGGTTAAGAGAGAAATCTCTCGTAAATTGATACGTCTTTTAGCTATTGCTAAATATAGCAAGGTGAAGCAAGTTACTGCTGATTTTCTCTCAGGTCAACAGTCGCGTGCATGGAGTTTTTTTTCCGGAGTATTTTGGGAAGAAGGTGAGGAGGAAGACGTAGTAGTGTCAATTTCTGATCAAGAAAGTTTTGCTGTGAATTTAGAGACTGCTTTGGCAAATTTATGTAAGAAACGGGATCAAGATTCTTTAGAAAAAGCTATTGCACTATATCCGAATAGCCAATGGCACGATAAGTTAGCTATTTTAGAAGCCGTTGCATTTTCCGAAAACATTGAGTCTATTGACTTTTTGTTAAACTGTTGCCAGTATGAGACTCCTTCGTTGCGTAGTGCGGCGGCCGGAGCAATATTTGCAATTTTCAAATAA
- a CDS encoding transporter substrate-binding domain-containing protein, producing MKLKYYCLLIVCLSSSLFLVSCGQNLKREEVFIVGTNAAYPPFEYIDKEGKIVGFDIDVAEAVSSKLNKRLEIRDFSFDALLLNLKRNRVDAVISGMSITPSRKKEIVMIPYYGEGVYSLTAISRNNITEQCVVPLSQYSSVAVQTGTYQEDYLRSLPNVAIRSFDSALEVIMEVLGKKSPLAVFEPSVARVVLKDFPELHCTQICLPESWWVLGYGIGISKDNESLVQEVSQAISELKTEGVLHKLEEKWGLSK from the coding sequence ATGAAATTAAAATATTATTGTTTGCTAATTGTTTGTTTGTCATCTTCTTTGTTTTTAGTAAGTTGTGGACAAAACCTTAAACGAGAAGAGGTGTTTATTGTTGGGACTAATGCTGCCTATCCTCCTTTTGAATACATAGATAAGGAGGGAAAGATTGTTGGCTTTGATATCGATGTAGCAGAAGCTGTAAGCTCTAAATTGAATAAGCGTTTGGAAATCAGAGATTTTTCTTTTGACGCCCTGCTTTTAAACCTTAAAAGGAACCGTGTGGATGCTGTTATTTCTGGTATGTCAATCACGCCTTCTCGTAAAAAGGAGATTGTTATGATTCCATATTATGGCGAAGGTGTGTACTCTCTCACAGCCATAAGTCGTAATAACATTACCGAACAGTGTGTTGTTCCTTTGTCACAATATTCTTCGGTTGCTGTGCAGACAGGCACTTATCAGGAAGATTACTTACGTTCTTTGCCTAATGTTGCTATACGTTCTTTTGATAGTGCTCTTGAAGTGATTATGGAAGTATTAGGAAAAAAATCTCCTTTGGCTGTATTCGAACCTTCTGTGGCTCGTGTAGTTTTGAAGGATTTTCCCGAATTACATTGCACACAGATTTGTCTTCCAGAATCTTGGTGGGTTTTAGGCTACGGCATTGGTATATCCAAGGATAATGAGAGTTTAGTTCAAGAAGTCTCTCAAGCTATTTCTGAATTAAAAACAGAAGGCGTTTTACACAAATTAGAGGAGAAGTGGGGATTGAGCAAGTAG
- a CDS encoding histidine triad nucleotide-binding protein, with product MTVFERIIEGSLDCDKVFENENFIVIKDRFPQAPVHLLIIPKKHIERLQDLREGDFDLLAEAGKIIQELAATFGIADGYRVVINNGVDGGQSVFHLHIHLLGGKALGPIA from the coding sequence ATGACTGTTTTTGAGAGGATTATTGAAGGATCTTTAGATTGTGATAAAGTTTTTGAAAACGAGAATTTTATCGTGATTAAAGATCGTTTCCCTCAGGCTCCTGTTCATTTACTAATCATTCCCAAAAAACATATTGAAAGGCTGCAAGATTTACGAGAAGGTGATTTTGACTTACTTGCTGAAGCAGGGAAAATTATTCAGGAGCTAGCAGCTACTTTTGGTATCGCTGATGGTTATCGTGTCGTTATAAATAATGGTGTTGATGGAGGACAAAGCGTATTCCATTTACATATTCATCTTTTAGGTGGAAAGGCTTTAGGGCCTATAGCATAG
- the aroF gene encoding 3-deoxy-7-phosphoheptulonate synthase produces MFKTTIPLLHTLRSANQLKNTSPLWDYPLLIAGPCTLESYEHTVAMGMAVKKAGASILRGSIRKPRTSPYAFQGWQRECVSWHSEAKKVHGLLTETEVLDVRDVEITAEHVDILRIGARNMQNFTLLQEVGLSHRPIILKRNPAATLEEWLSAAEYILKSNSCPGVILCERGIRTFERSTRYTLDLNSVALLKQISCLPIIVDPSHAAGTSSLVPPLAKAALALGADGIIIEVHNNPQHALCDREQHINLEELSDILIFARSLNKSEKLEV; encoded by the coding sequence ATTTTCAAGACTACTATTCCCCTTCTGCATACATTACGATCTGCTAATCAACTTAAAAACACATCACCGCTGTGGGATTATCCTCTACTGATAGCAGGTCCCTGTACCTTGGAAAGTTACGAACATACTGTAGCTATGGGAATGGCTGTTAAAAAAGCTGGTGCTAGCATACTGCGAGGTTCTATACGTAAGCCTAGAACAAGTCCTTATGCATTTCAAGGTTGGCAAAGAGAGTGCGTGTCTTGGCATAGTGAAGCTAAGAAAGTTCACGGCCTACTTACAGAAACAGAAGTTTTGGACGTACGAGATGTCGAAATTACAGCAGAACATGTCGATATCCTTAGAATTGGCGCCAGAAATATGCAAAATTTCACATTGTTACAGGAAGTGGGACTCTCCCACCGTCCTATTATTTTAAAGCGTAATCCTGCAGCAACTTTAGAAGAATGGCTATCGGCAGCAGAGTATATTTTAAAATCAAACTCTTGTCCTGGTGTTATTCTTTGTGAGCGAGGGATCCGTACATTCGAGAGATCTACACGCTATACTTTAGATCTTAATTCTGTCGCTTTACTGAAACAAATTTCGTGCCTACCCATCATTGTTGACCCTTCACACGCTGCAGGCACTAGTTCCCTAGTCCCCCCATTAGCTAAGGCTGCTCTGGCTCTAGGAGCAGATGGCATTATCATTGAAGTCCATAACAATCCGCAACATGCTTTATGCGATAGAGAACAGCATATCAACTTAGAAGAACTTTCGGATATTCTGATTTTTGCTCGATCTCTTAACAAATCAGAAAAATTAGAAGTCTGA
- the hflX gene encoding GTPase HflX — protein sequence MKKKKASEEKNRESSLGWRFSLPREEQDPSQALAVSCYPSKEDQENMQEHMDELISLAKSCDIAVIETRSWVLRMPSSSSYLNEGKLIEIEEILQKFPTIGTLIIDEEISASQQRNLEKRLGLVVLDRTEIILEIFASRAFTAEAGLQVELARARYLLPRLKRMWGHLSRQKSGGGSGGFVKGEGEKQIELDRRMVRDRIHKLTADLKSVEKQRKERRKAKERRGILTFALIGYTNSGKSTLLNLLTSTETYAEDKLFATLDPKTRRCILPSGQRVLVTDTVGFIRKLPHTLVAAFKSTLEAAVYEDVLLHVVDASHPLAWEHVETTRNLLQDLGVEDPKIITVLNKIDALPDGKIPVKLRLLCPYPVLVSAKTGEGISNLLRAMTDVIQKGCPEVCLAFPYREYGLFAELCNSGLVISHQCQDDILLVNAYLPKELYKRYKPFISSYLSSSDVFEEEKPIWE from the coding sequence ATGAAGAAAAAGAAAGCTTCTGAAGAAAAAAACCGAGAGAGTTCTTTAGGATGGCGCTTCTCACTTCCGCGTGAGGAGCAAGACCCATCTCAAGCTCTTGCAGTCTCTTGTTATCCTAGCAAAGAAGATCAGGAAAATATGCAAGAGCATATGGATGAGCTCATATCTTTAGCAAAATCTTGCGATATTGCTGTCATTGAGACACGCTCTTGGGTTTTGCGTATGCCATCATCTTCTTCATATTTGAATGAAGGAAAACTCATAGAAATTGAAGAAATTTTACAAAAGTTTCCAACGATTGGTACTTTGATTATTGATGAAGAAATTTCTGCATCACAGCAAAGAAATTTAGAGAAGCGTCTTGGTCTTGTTGTGTTAGATCGCACAGAAATTATCTTAGAAATTTTTGCTAGCCGTGCATTTACTGCAGAAGCAGGCCTACAGGTTGAATTAGCGCGTGCACGCTATCTTCTTCCGCGTTTAAAAAGGATGTGGGGGCATCTATCTCGCCAAAAATCAGGGGGAGGAAGTGGAGGATTTGTCAAAGGCGAGGGAGAGAAGCAAATTGAATTGGATCGTAGGATGGTCCGTGACAGGATTCATAAGTTAACTGCGGATCTTAAGTCTGTTGAAAAACAAAGAAAAGAACGACGTAAAGCTAAGGAACGTAGAGGTATCCTGACCTTTGCTCTCATCGGTTATACCAACTCAGGGAAGAGTACTCTGTTGAATCTCTTGACTTCTACAGAAACCTATGCTGAGGATAAGCTTTTTGCTACTTTGGATCCTAAGACACGTAGATGCATCCTTCCTAGTGGGCAACGTGTGTTAGTGACAGATACAGTAGGATTTATACGTAAGCTGCCTCACACACTTGTTGCAGCGTTTAAAAGCACTTTGGAAGCAGCTGTTTATGAGGATGTTTTGTTGCACGTTGTGGATGCTTCTCATCCTCTAGCTTGGGAACATGTGGAAACAACAAGAAACTTATTGCAAGATCTTGGTGTGGAAGATCCTAAGATCATTACTGTACTGAATAAAATTGATGCCTTACCAGATGGGAAAATCCCTGTTAAACTTCGTTTGCTGTGTCCATATCCCGTGCTTGTTTCAGCGAAAACCGGTGAAGGTATCTCTAATTTGCTCAGGGCAATGACAGACGTTATTCAAAAAGGATGTCCGGAGGTCTGCCTAGCTTTTCCCTATAGAGAGTATGGCTTGTTTGCCGAGCTTTGCAACTCAGGTCTTGTTATTTCACATCAATGTCAAGATGATATTTTACTTGTTAATGCTTATCTACCAAAAGAGTTGTATAAGAGGTATAAACCTTTTATTTCATCTTATCTTTCTTCGTCAGATGTTTTTGAAGAAGAGAAACCTATTTGGGAATAG